GTAACACATTTCGTTGTTCATCGGCGACAAGTAGTCGAGACGCGGATAGTGCGTGATGTTCTGCGTCCAGTTGCGCGTTTCCGAAATCTTCTCGATTCCCGTATGAAGGAATCCTATGTCCGGCTTGCAAGCGACGATCTGCTCGCCGTCGAGTTCCAACGCGAGCCGGAGCACGCCATGCGTGGATGGATGCTGCGGCCCCATGTTGAGGCGCACGCGCTTTTCGGTGCGCGCGACATCTCCCTGCCCCAGGGCTTCTCCGCCTTCCATCGCAACTTTCGCTTCGAAATTGTTCATTGAAGATTCGGGTCAGTGAATCGTCCCGATGATTTCGTCGTAATTCGAAGGCACCACATGCCTGCCGAGTTCCCAGACGTCCTTTCCGTGGGCGGGATAACTTTTGCGTAGCGGATGGCCGTCGTAATGCGGCGGAAGGAGAATCCGACGCAAATCCGGATGCCCCAAAAAATCTACGCCGAAAAGGTCGAAAACCTCGCGCTCGTGCCATTCCGCAGTCGAAAACAAATCCGCAACACTCGGCGCGGAGGGATCGTCTTCCGGCAGCACGAGGTAAACGTAAAACCGCGTTTTTAGCCGGAAAGAGTAAAGATCGTAGCTGACGTAAAAGAACCGCTCGTGCGTCTGCTCGTTTTTGTGCCACTCCGCGCCGGCAATCTGCGACAGGTATTTAAACTCAAGTTCTTGCTCGTCGCGCAAAAACAAAAGCACTTCACGCAGCGCTTCCGGTGCAACCTCCACGCGGATTTCGTTTCTAAATTGGCGAACATCTTTTATCGCGGAGCCGTGCGCCGCCTTCAGCCTCGCGAGCGTATTTTCCGCCGCGGCTTTGGACTCGTCCTCGTAATTCCTGACGACGACCTCCGCGCCAAGCTCGCCGCGGCGGTTGGGCCTGCCCCATTTGACCTGTTCACTCGGCTTCATTCCGCTGCGATTGCCGGACACTATTCTTTGCCCTCCCTGAGCGCAACCATTTCGGGATCGGGCACGCCGCGGTTCTTGATCTTGATTTCATAGTCCGGGTTGACGATTTTCTTTTGAAGTTTCATCAACCCGTCAAGAAGCATCTCCGGACGCGGCGGGCAGCCCGGCACGTAAATATCCACGGGAATTATGTTGTCCACACCGTGGACGATCGTGTACGTCTGAAAAACGCCGCCGCTGGATGCGCACGCTCCCATCGAGATCACCCATTTCGGCTCGGGCATCTGGTCGTAAAGGTGCCGGATTATAGGCGCCATCTTCCAGGAAAGCCTGCCGGGCACGATAAGCAAATCCGCCTGCCGTGGACTTGAGCGGAATACTTCGCTTCCGAACCGGCTAATGTCGAAATTGGACGCGCTTGTGCTCATCATTTCGATCGCGCAGCACGCGAGACCGAAACCCATCGGCCACAGCGAATTGGCCCGCGCCCAGTTCATCATCTTCTTCACGGTTGTGAAGACGACGCTGCTTCCGAGTATGTCTTCCAGTGCCATTTATGTATCTCCGCACTGCGCCTTGCGGCGCCGCGCTTGTGAAACTTTTTACACGGGCGGACGCATGCCGCCCGGACATGCTGCCTCCGCGGCGCGCCAATGACGAATCCGCGGTTTACTTCCAGTCGAATGCTCCCTTGCCGATCAAGTACAGGTATCCGACGAGCAAAATCGCCAGAAAAACCACCATCTCGATATACCAGAACGCGGTGAAGCCGCTTGCACGATAGCTTTGGAACGAAATCGCCCACGGCCAGAGGAACACCGCCTCGACGTCGAACAGGACGAAGAGGATTGAAACGAGATAAAACTTGATCGGGTACCGCTCCGGCCCCGCTCCTTCGCTTGGCAAGCCGCACTCGTACGGTTCCTCGAATACCGCCGCCTTGCCGCGGCCGCGAGGGGAAAGAAGGTGCGAAAGGCCGATTATGATCAGCGCAAGGCCGACCATAATCACGAAGTAAATCAGGATTGGAACGAAATCGAGAAGCACGCAAGCTCCGTTATTCGGCTGAAAGCCGTCGGATTATAGCAAGACGGCGGCTCTCCGGCAAGCGAACTCCTGCACCGCAATCGCTTGCTAAAGCGTATCAATTGCAAGAAACGAAATTCGAACTAGTCAACCAGGTTTTCATGAAAAATCTGGCTGATGGACTGGTCTTCGAAACAGTTCTTGATCGCTCTGGCGAATATGCCGGCGGTTGACACCACTTCCACCTTGTTCGAGCGGCGGTGCAGCGGGATCGTGTCCGTGACGACCACTTTTTTTATCGGACTGGCGTCAAGCCTGGAATACGCGTTTCCGCTCATCAGCCCGTGCGTAGCGTAAACGTGGACTTCCTTTGCGCCGCGGCGGGTCAACTCCTCCGCCCCGTTTGTGACGCTGCCCGCCGTGTCGATCATATCGTCAAAGATGACCGCCGTTTTGCCCTTAACGTCTCCGATGACCTCAAGAACTTCGCTCACGTTCGGCTCGGGACGGCGCTTGGCGATAATGGCCAGAGGCACTTTCAATCCATAGAAGCGTTCGATCTTGTTTGTAACTTCGTTCGCGCGCTGCACGCCCCCGACATCCGGAGATACAACGATCATGTCGCTGTGGACCAAACCATGCTGGTGCATCGCGCCTACCAAATTGTTGATCGCGGTCAGATTGTCCACCGGAAGATTGAAAAATCCCTGGATTGAGTTCGAATGCAAATCCATGCACAAAACGCGGCTCGCTTCGCAGGATTCGATCAAGTTTGCAACAAGGCGCGCGGTTATCGGCTCGCGCGGCTGGACTTTTTTGTCCTGGCGCGAGTAGCCGTAATAAGGAATAACCGGGTAGACGCGACGCGCGCTGGCTCTGCGCAACGCGTCCATAATAATCAGCAGCTCCATAAGATTGTCGTTGACCGGGTTGCAGGTGGACTGGATTACGAAAACGTCCAGACCTCGCATGCTTTCGTCTATTTTCACTTGGATTTCGCCGTCGGAGAAGCGTCCCACCTTGACCTTTCCCAGCTCAACACCAAGCTTCTTGGCTATCTTTCTGGCGAGCGGAAGGTTTGAATTGCCGGCAATAATCTTCATCTCGCGAACGGAAAAAACGGGGCCGTTGTCAAGTCCTTTGCTTTTACGAACCATCAGCTTCTTCCCCCTTTTCTCCGGAATCAGGGATTGCGCCGGCTTTGGCCGCCTTTTCCCTGCTCCTTGCCATGCTTTCACGCAACCGTCTCGCGTAACCGGATTTATTCACCTGGCGGCCGCGCCCGACGGCGAGGTCATCCGGCGGAACGTCCTCTGTAATAACGCTTCCAGCCGCAACGTACCCGCCCTTTCGGATAATGCGAGGGGCGATGATGGTGGAATTCGAGCCCACGAATACGTCATCCTCGATAGTCGTCTGATGCTTGTTCACACCGTCGTAATTGCAGGTAATTGTTCCAGCCCCAATATTCACCCTTTCGCCGATTACCGCGTCGCCGACGTATGAAAGATGCGGAATCTTGGAGCCCCTGCCGACACGGGCCTTTTTGATTTCAACAAAGTCGCCCAGCTTGACATCGTCCTCAAGCACTGTTTCCGGCCGTACGTTGCAGAATGGACCGATTTTTACTCTATTACCAACACTTGCCCGGTTGACTGTGCTCTTAAGAATTTCGCACCCGTCGCCGATGGACGAGCGGTCTATGTAGCTGTCTGGACCGATTTTGCATCCCGCGCCGATGGTCGTGTTTCCAAGCAGGCATGTGCCCGGCATAATCACGGTGTCGGGTGCGATTGTCACCGCGGCCTCGACATAGCAGGTTTCGGGGCGTATAAAGCTGACTCCATCCAACAAATGCCGGGAAATTATCCGGCGTTGGGCTTCGGCTTCCGCCGCCGCCAGATCCGCGCGCGTGTTGATCCCCGCGATCTCCCAAGAATCCTGCACCGGGCATATCAGCGCCTTGCGGGTGGAAATAACGTCGGTGAGATACATTTCGCCCTTGGCGTTCTCGGTGCTGACGCCCGAAAGCTCGCTCCAGATTCCGTTGAGCGCCAGTACGTAAATCCCGCTGTTGACCTCGCGGTTCTCCCGCTCGCTCGGTTTCGCGTCCTTTTCCTCGATAATCCTGTCGACGCGGTTTCCGGATCGCACTATACGGCCGTATCCGGTGGGATCGCCTATGATTGCAGCCAGCACGACCGCTTTGACATCCTTGGCGACGCCCTCGAACATTTCAACGGCATCGAGCAGCGTCTCCGGCCTGATAAATGGCGTATCGCCTGATATCAACAAAATTTCCTTTACCCGCGGGTCAAGCACGGATTTCGAGGAAAGCAGCGCATCCGCGGTGCCTCTCGGGTGCTCCTGCAGCGCCCAGTCCACCCCTTGAAAATGCTCCTTCAGGAATTCGTTGTGAGGGCCGTAAACGACAATAATTTGCAAGGGATTGAGTACGCGCGCGGCATCCAGCACCCATCCCAGTATGGGTTTTCCGGCGAGTTTGTGAAGCAGTTTCGGCGTATCGGACTTGAAGCGGGTGGATAGCCCGCCAGCAAGCACAACGACGGCGAGATTATCGTGCAATTCGATGCTCCGGGAGTGTTAAAAGCGCGGAATTATACCACGCTTCCATTGGACTTCGCCGCGGCGTTTTCATACGCGCTTCGTTCGTCATCGCCCGGTTTGCGGAGGATGTTGCGCCGGTTCCGGCGTCTTGATTCGATAGACGCGCGTACCCGCGGCGAGGTCGTGCCACGTCGCAACGTCCGGCCTGAACATTCCCCAAAGGCTTCCAAGATAAAGCACCTTGCTGCCCAGCCAGTAGACGATATAACGGAGTAGGCTTGCACCCCAACCGATCGGGCGTCCGTCCGCGCGGCACACCCGGATGCCTAGCGCGAACTTTCCCGGAGTCTGCCCGCCCATCGCGTGGAATATCCAGTAATAGGCCAGAAAAATCGCTCCGGTCAAAAGTGCAATCGTCATCGAGTGCTGCAAAAATTCGCCGACCGTCCCCGAGAATATTCTTGACGGGTCGTTGGAAAAAACCGCCGACATATAATCCTTGAAAAACCTGTCGAATTCGTCGGGCGTTTTGAACTGGAATTCGGAATCCAAATCGGTAAGTCTGAGCGCGATGAATAAAACGAAACGAAGAATAATAAAATCGATGATAAACGCTCCAACCCGCGCTCCGAACGAAGCAACCTCCAG
This is a stretch of genomic DNA from bacterium. It encodes these proteins:
- a CDS encoding NADH-quinone oxidoreductase subunit C → MSGNRSGMKPSEQVKWGRPNRRGELGAEVVVRNYEDESKAAAENTLARLKAAHGSAIKDVRQFRNEIRVEVAPEALREVLLFLRDEQELEFKYLSQIAGAEWHKNEQTHERFFYVSYDLYSFRLKTRFYVYLVLPEDDPSAPSVADLFSTAEWHEREVFDLFGVDFLGHPDLRRILLPPHYDGHPLRKSYPAHGKDVWELGRHVVPSNYDEIIGTIH
- a CDS encoding ribose-phosphate pyrophosphokinase, coding for MVRKSKGLDNGPVFSVREMKIIAGNSNLPLARKIAKKLGVELGKVKVGRFSDGEIQVKIDESMRGLDVFVIQSTCNPVNDNLMELLIIMDALRRASARRVYPVIPYYGYSRQDKKVQPREPITARLVANLIESCEASRVLCMDLHSNSIQGFFNLPVDNLTAINNLVGAMHQHGLVHSDMIVVSPDVGGVQRANEVTNKIERFYGLKVPLAIIAKRRPEPNVSEVLEVIGDVKGKTAVIFDDMIDTAGSVTNGAEELTRRGAKEVHVYATHGLMSGNAYSRLDASPIKKVVVTDTIPLHRRSNKVEVVSTAGIFARAIKNCFEDQSISQIFHENLVD
- the glmU gene encoding bifunctional UDP-N-acetylglucosamine diphosphorylase/glucosamine-1-phosphate N-acetyltransferase GlmU, producing the protein MHDNLAVVVLAGGLSTRFKSDTPKLLHKLAGKPILGWVLDAARVLNPLQIIVVYGPHNEFLKEHFQGVDWALQEHPRGTADALLSSKSVLDPRVKEILLISGDTPFIRPETLLDAVEMFEGVAKDVKAVVLAAIIGDPTGYGRIVRSGNRVDRIIEEKDAKPSERENREVNSGIYVLALNGIWSELSGVSTENAKGEMYLTDVISTRKALICPVQDSWEIAGINTRADLAAAEAEAQRRIISRHLLDGVSFIRPETCYVEAAVTIAPDTVIMPGTCLLGNTTIGAGCKIGPDSYIDRSSIGDGCEILKSTVNRASVGNRVKIGPFCNVRPETVLEDDVKLGDFVEIKKARVGRGSKIPHLSYVGDAVIGERVNIGAGTITCNYDGVNKHQTTIEDDVFVGSNSTIIAPRIIRKGGYVAAGSVITEDVPPDDLAVGRGRQVNKSGYARRLRESMARSREKAAKAGAIPDSGEKGEEADGS
- the ndhC gene encoding NADH-quinone oxidoreductase subunit A; this encodes MLLDFVPILIYFVIMVGLALIIIGLSHLLSPRGRGKAAVFEEPYECGLPSEGAGPERYPIKFYLVSILFVLFDVEAVFLWPWAISFQSYRASGFTAFWYIEMVVFLAILLVGYLYLIGKGAFDWK
- a CDS encoding NADH-quinone oxidoreductase subunit B, whose translation is MALEDILGSSVVFTTVKKMMNWARANSLWPMGFGLACCAIEMMSTSASNFDISRFGSEVFRSSPRQADLLIVPGRLSWKMAPIIRHLYDQMPEPKWVISMGACASSGGVFQTYTIVHGVDNIIPVDIYVPGCPPRPEMLLDGLMKLQKKIVNPDYEIKIKNRGVPDPEMVALREGKE
- a CDS encoding RDD family protein; amino-acid sequence: MPQPPAWDATEFREPQHYSPPPEPSAPGQLTSRLEVASFGARVGAFIIDFIILRFVLFIALRLTDLDSEFQFKTPDEFDRFFKDYMSAVFSNDPSRIFSGTVGEFLQHSMTIALLTGAIFLAYYWIFHAMGGQTPGKFALGIRVCRADGRPIGWGASLLRYIVYWLGSKVLYLGSLWGMFRPDVATWHDLAAGTRVYRIKTPEPAQHPPQTGR